One genomic window of Ornithorhynchus anatinus isolate Pmale09 chromosome 10, mOrnAna1.pri.v4, whole genome shotgun sequence includes the following:
- the MRPS18C gene encoding 28S ribosomal protein S18c, mitochondrial, translating into MAVAAVAAASSSSSISSISSRLLLGAVEGKLTALASTAASAGSGPRRRAYSRGRGEAAADDLPSRMENPYREPLKKCILCGVHVDYKNVQLLSQFISPFTGCVYGRHITGLCGRKQKELAKAIKRAHIMGFMSVTYKDPTFLKDPKICNIKYRE; encoded by the exons ATGGCGGTCGCGGCcgtcgccgccgcctcctcctcctcctccatctcctccatctcctcccgcctGCTGCTGGGCGCCGTCGAGGGGAAGCTGACGGCTCTCGCATCGACCGCCGCCTCTGCAG GGTCGGGGCCGCGGAGAAGAGCTTATtcgcgggggagaggagaggccgcCGCCGACGACCTG CCGTCGCGGATGGAAAATCCCTACAGAGAACCTCTTAAGAAATGTATCCTGTGCGGGGTGCACGTAGACTACAAGAACGTTCAG CTGCTGTCTCAGTTTATTTCCCCGTTCACTGGATGCGTTTACGGCAGGCATATAACAG GTCTCTGTGGGAGGAAACAGAAAGAGCTGGCGAAGGCTATCAAGAGGGCTCACATAATGG GATTCATGTCCGTTACTTACAAGGACCCCACCTTTCTGAAAGATCCCAAAATTTGTAACATCAAGTATCGGGAATAA